One Dokdonia sp. Dokd-P16 genomic window carries:
- a CDS encoding helix-turn-helix domain-containing protein yields MIIKSPLFIVIFMCSLFSISAQELPYLSDIDVPDSISVKSYPVLRADFFTLFKDDMTSVDSLVQELKSKELIKRATRSKNKSDIAKFYLVLAELRNNDFDLFDYILNFTEENNLLVLYETTLLSKAISYYYNDQIDMSLQLAEEAYKYSEESGNLSNKWTLKNFIGVLQINYGNVSRGISNLKEVESIYTTGKVKNIHIYSSDSQNKNILASVRYSIASSYFDIDSLDAASDYIEKVKIYADTDNDKEYQNSYLGLKGAILIKQKNYLKGLELTNQYISNDYEKADDELSHSFAMQGIAYEGLDLKEKATTSFLISDSLFVAAGSDYYFTELKHTFKYLLNHYKKEGNTNKQIEYLNKMIAYEESVGSIKESVSNGVVSMYTIPELTAEKELLINKLEKEKSTSNAGVILFIILSCIGVIVAIFQYRKRLIYKKRFDNLKVALEKRIKSEVSSPVKTTSTTKTAINNSTPQLKSTQTDKIKAGLKTFEDTLMFTEENITLKSLALHVGTNSTYLSKYINDKKSENFSVYINDLRINHVLKLLYSSEKIRTYTVSALAKEVGFSNPKSFSNHFKRITGLSVTYFIKNLEDVKEPPEKDKDDNVIDFLERINKTG; encoded by the coding sequence ATGATTATAAAGTCCCCTTTATTTATAGTAATCTTTATGTGCTCTTTGTTCTCTATAAGTGCACAGGAGCTTCCATACCTATCAGATATTGATGTTCCTGACTCTATATCTGTAAAAAGTTATCCTGTATTGAGAGCTGATTTTTTTACTCTTTTTAAAGATGATATGACATCAGTTGATTCATTGGTACAAGAATTAAAAAGCAAGGAACTTATAAAGCGAGCAACACGAAGTAAGAATAAATCTGATATTGCTAAATTTTATCTTGTTTTAGCTGAATTGAGAAATAATGATTTTGATTTATTTGATTATATATTAAATTTTACTGAAGAAAATAATTTGCTCGTTTTGTATGAAACAACACTGTTAAGTAAGGCAATATCATATTATTACAATGATCAAATCGATATGTCTTTGCAGTTAGCGGAAGAGGCGTATAAATATTCTGAAGAATCCGGAAATTTATCTAACAAATGGACTTTGAAGAATTTTATTGGGGTATTACAGATAAATTATGGAAATGTAAGTCGCGGTATTTCAAATTTAAAGGAAGTAGAGTCTATTTACACCACTGGAAAAGTTAAGAATATTCACATTTACAGTAGTGATTCTCAGAATAAGAATATTCTTGCTTCCGTTAGATATTCTATTGCATCTTCTTACTTTGATATAGATAGTCTAGATGCTGCAAGCGATTATATAGAAAAAGTGAAGATTTATGCTGATACTGACAATGATAAAGAATATCAGAACTCTTACTTAGGGCTTAAAGGGGCTATTTTAATCAAACAAAAAAATTACCTAAAGGGGTTAGAATTAACCAATCAATATATTTCTAATGACTATGAAAAAGCAGATGATGAGTTGTCTCATTCTTTTGCCATGCAAGGAATAGCCTACGAGGGGTTAGATTTAAAAGAAAAGGCGACTACTTCATTCCTTATCTCTGATAGCCTTTTTGTAGCAGCAGGATCTGATTATTATTTTACTGAGCTCAAGCATACATTCAAATATCTACTTAATCATTATAAGAAAGAAGGAAATACTAACAAGCAAATAGAATACCTAAATAAAATGATTGCTTATGAGGAATCAGTAGGTAGTATTAAGGAATCTGTGAGTAATGGTGTCGTGTCTATGTATACTATCCCAGAGCTTACAGCCGAGAAGGAGCTTTTAATAAATAAACTAGAAAAAGAAAAGTCAACAAGTAATGCTGGTGTTATTCTATTCATAATCTTGAGTTGCATAGGAGTCATCGTAGCGATATTTCAATACAGAAAAAGACTTATTTATAAAAAGAGGTTTGATAATCTCAAAGTGGCGCTTGAGAAGCGTATTAAAAGTGAGGTGTCATCTCCTGTAAAAACTACTAGTACGACTAAGACAGCTATAAATAATTCTACACCGCAATTAAAGTCTACACAAACAGATAAAATTAAAGCTGGTCTCAAAACTTTTGAAGACACATTAATGTTTACAGAGGAGAATATCACGCTTAAGAGTCTAGCTCTCCATGTAGGTACTAATTCAACATATCTGTCTAAGTATATTAATGACAAGAAATCAGAGAATTTCTCTGTTTATATTAATGACTTGCGTATTAATCATGTACTTAAATTACTCTATAGTTCTGAGAAAATAAGAACATACACAGTGAGTGCTCTAGCGAAGGAAGTTGGTTTTTCTAATCCAAAATCTTTTTCAAACCACTTTAAACGTATTACTGGCCTTTCGGTGACTTATTTCATAAAAAATCTTGAGGATGTTAAAGAGCCTCCTGAGAAAGATAAGGATGATAATGTAATAGATTTTCTAGAGCGAATTAATAAAACGGGTTAA
- a CDS encoding helix-turn-helix domain-containing protein: MITKSPLFIVIFMCSLFSISAQELPYLSDIAVPDSIAVKSYLVLRTEFFALFNECKTSVDSLALELKGKELVRRATLSRNKSDVAKFYLTLENLRDGDYDILEYILEYTRTNELDDSYEGGLLQKAIALYYDQRIKEALAVAEEAYRFSEKTQNISNKWVLKSLIGNLQVDYGNVSSGLQHLKEVESIYITGEVQTIHPYNTDSYNKDVLASIRYSIAKTYFEIDSLDEADDYIEKVRIYAESVGNKDHLDYYLGLKAGILIKQKRYLEGLDVTNQYISNDLKKSDQELSHSYAMQGIAYEGLNLDEKAITSFLTADSLFVSAGSDYYFDELKHTFKYLLNHYKKEGNTNKQIEYLNKMISYEESVGSIKESISNGVSTMYTIPELTAEKELLISKLEKEKLTSNAGVILFLILSCIAVIVAIFQHRKRLTYKKRFDNLKVTLEKRIKSEVSSPIKTTSTNKTTINNSTLQLKSTQTDKIKAGLKTFEDTLMFTEENITLKSLALQVGTNSSYLSKYINDKKSENFSVYINDLRINHVLKLLYSSEKIRTYTVSALAREVGFSNSKSFSNHFKRITGLSVTYFIKNLEDIKAAPAKEKGDNVIDFLERINKTG, encoded by the coding sequence ATGATTACAAAGTCCCCTTTATTTATAGTAATCTTTATGTGCTCTTTGTTCTCTATAAGTGCACAAGAGCTTCCATATCTATCAGATATTGCTGTACCTGATTCTATAGCTGTAAAAAGTTACCTTGTATTAAGAACTGAATTTTTTGCTCTTTTTAATGAATGTAAAACTTCGGTTGATTCATTGGCACTTGAATTAAAAGGAAAGGAACTTGTAAGACGGGCTACATTAAGTAGAAACAAGTCCGATGTAGCTAAATTCTATTTGACTTTAGAAAATTTAAGAGATGGTGATTATGATATACTTGAATATATACTTGAGTATACAAGAACTAATGAGTTAGATGATTCCTACGAAGGAGGGTTGTTGCAAAAAGCTATTGCTCTTTACTATGATCAGCGAATTAAAGAGGCTTTAGCAGTAGCAGAAGAAGCGTATAGATTTTCTGAAAAAACTCAAAATATATCTAATAAATGGGTTTTAAAAAGTCTTATTGGTAATCTACAAGTTGATTATGGTAATGTTTCTAGTGGATTGCAACATTTAAAAGAGGTAGAGTCTATTTATATAACAGGAGAGGTTCAAACAATACACCCTTACAATACAGATAGCTATAATAAAGATGTGCTGGCATCTATTAGGTATTCCATAGCAAAGACATATTTTGAAATTGATAGTCTTGATGAGGCAGATGATTATATTGAAAAAGTTAGGATATATGCTGAATCAGTAGGAAATAAAGATCATTTAGATTATTACCTTGGTTTAAAAGCAGGAATACTAATCAAACAAAAGAGATATTTAGAAGGGTTAGATGTAACCAATCAATATATTTCTAATGATCTAAAAAAAAGTGATCAGGAGTTGTCTCATTCTTATGCCATGCAGGGTATTGCATATGAAGGGTTGAATTTAGACGAAAAAGCAATTACTTCTTTCCTTACCGCTGACAGCCTTTTTGTTTCAGCAGGATCAGATTATTATTTTGATGAGCTCAAGCATACATTCAAATACCTACTGAATCATTATAAGAAAGAAGGAAATACAAACAAGCAAATAGAATATCTTAATAAAATGATTTCCTATGAGGAATCAGTAGGTAGTATTAAAGAATCTATAAGCAATGGTGTATCGACTATGTATACAATCCCAGAGCTTACAGCTGAGAAGGAACTTTTAATAAGTAAGCTAGAAAAGGAAAAGTTAACAAGTAATGCCGGTGTTATTCTATTTTTAATCTTGAGTTGTATAGCAGTCATCGTAGCGATATTTCAACACAGAAAAAGACTTACTTATAAAAAGAGGTTTGATAATCTTAAAGTGACGCTTGAGAAGCGTATTAAAAGTGAGGTGTCATCTCCTATAAAAACTACTAGTACGAATAAGACAACTATAAATAATTCTACACTCCAATTAAAATCTACACAAACAGATAAAATTAAAGCTGGTCTCAAAACTTTTGAGGACACATTAATGTTTACAGAAGAAAATATCACGCTTAAGAGTCTCGCTCTCCAAGTAGGTACTAATTCTTCATATCTGTCTAAGTATATTAATGACAAGAAATCAGAGAATTTCTCTGTTTATATCAATGACTTGCGTATTAATCATGTACTTAAATTGCTCTATAGTTCTGAAAAAATAAGAACGTACACAGTAAGTGCTCTTGCAAGAGAGGTTGGTTTTTCTAATTCAAAATCTTTTTCAAACCACTTTAAACGTATTACTGGGCTTTCGGTGACTTATTTTATAAAAAATCTTGAGGATATTAAGGCGGCTCCAGCAAAAGAAAAGGGTGATAATGTGATTGATTTTTTAGAGCGAATTAATAAAACGGGGTAA
- the tsaE gene encoding tRNA (adenosine(37)-N6)-threonylcarbamoyltransferase complex ATPase subunit type 1 TsaE, whose product MIYNLSEIEHIAKTIISSSKSNILLFYGEMGAGKTTLVKSLAKQLGVQETASSPTFSIVNEYISDNNELLYHFDFYRLEKEEEALDLGFEEYLTQGDWIFIEWPEKITSFLPLKAQKITISTIGASKRQLTLH is encoded by the coding sequence ATGATTTATAATTTGTCTGAAATTGAGCATATTGCAAAAACAATAATCTCTTCTTCAAAAAGTAATATCCTTCTCTTTTATGGAGAAATGGGAGCAGGAAAGACTACACTTGTAAAATCGCTTGCAAAACAATTAGGAGTACAGGAGACTGCTAGTAGCCCTACCTTTTCAATTGTTAACGAATATATTTCTGATAATAACGAACTGTTATACCACTTTGATTTTTATAGACTAGAAAAAGAAGAAGAGGCTTTGGATCTCGGTTTTGAAGAATATTTAACTCAAGGAGATTGGATTTTTATTGAATGGCCAGAAAAAATCACCTCCTTTTTACCATTAAAAGCACAAAAGATTACGATTAGCACAATAGGTGCAAGTAAAAGACAATTAACCTTACATTAG